One segment of Methanobrevibacter wolinii SH DNA contains the following:
- the hmdC gene encoding 5,10-methenyltetrahydromethanopterin hydrogenase cofactor biosynthesis protein HmdC has translation MYDLVKEAVNDMDAALELSKAKKDVTGVVDAISQLPLDDVLKLGSNFKKFPLGCDITEAVVGTCASDLEEIDLLGNCYLANKLGTPIHICAYAFADIGERFGKTGLEVMQEVYDAVDVPLDLDHFGINGAMRFPRPITACGGDCYNEGPGFKECPRGRIHERLIDKELAQAGDKEEWVKLSSSVAVNVSMQQTGEAHAAPISEAQDTAKLAKKYGKGLETIMFVGDGYDDVITGFEAAMGLGTDVFVIEGGPFNRAKDTTDAYARTIAAARILTPGGVVATNGAYEHECRIGLRAGLNMIITGFPKNHHGYMCGYEPGTARRGKFGLPRILKIIKEEVPSSYDLPIGRNEMLSIARAVKIVGPDKIYPNKIGDFKLGDAHWATMVNAKMYKNLKIKDDVEGIASKVNGSNVGLLGGRFVSWALAQELDKQGIDEITISDIDPWIEKVSVDNLQSCLNANILPAHGNDKAMAEKVDTSIITSTMRPIHDAMLRSVPDAITLF, from the coding sequence ATGTATGATTTAGTTAAAGAGGCTGTAAATGATATGGATGCTGCTTTAGAATTATCTAAAGCTAAAAAAGATGTTACTGGGGTGGTTGATGCTATTAGTCAATTACCTCTTGATGATGTTTTAAAATTAGGTTCAAATTTTAAAAAATTCCCTCTTGGTTGTGATATTACTGAAGCTGTTGTTGGAACTTGTGCTTCTGATTTAGAAGAAATTGATTTATTAGGTAATTGTTATTTAGCAAATAAATTAGGTACTCCAATTCATATATGTGCATATGCATTTGCAGATATTGGTGAACGTTTTGGTAAAACTGGTTTAGAAGTTATGCAAGAGGTTTATGATGCAGTTGATGTTCCACTTGATTTAGATCATTTTGGTATTAATGGAGCTATGAGATTTCCAAGACCAATTACTGCTTGTGGTGGTGATTGTTATAATGAAGGTCCAGGGTTTAAAGAATGTCCTAGGGGAAGGATTCATGAACGTCTTATTGATAAAGAATTAGCTCAAGCAGGAGATAAAGAAGAATGGGTAAAATTATCTTCTTCAGTTGCTGTTAATGTTTCAATGCAACAAACTGGTGAAGCACATGCAGCACCAATTAGTGAAGCTCAAGATACAGCTAAACTTGCTAAAAAATATGGTAAAGGTCTTGAAACAATCATGTTTGTTGGTGATGGTTATGATGATGTTATAACTGGTTTTGAAGCAGCTATGGGTCTTGGTACCGATGTTTTTGTTATTGAAGGTGGACCATTTAATAGAGCTAAAGATACTACTGATGCATATGCAAGAACTATTGCTGCAGCTAGAATTTTAACTCCTGGAGGAGTTGTTGCAACTAATGGTGCATATGAACATGAATGTAGAATTGGTCTTAGAGCTGGTTTAAATATGATTATTACTGGTTTTCCTAAAAATCATCATGGTTATATGTGTGGTTATGAACCAGGTACAGCAAGAAGAGGTAAATTTGGTCTTCCACGTATTTTAAAAATCATTAAAGAAGAAGTTCCTTCATCTTATGATTTACCTATTGGTAGAAATGAAATGCTTTCTATTGCAAGAGCTGTAAAAATAGTTGGTCCAGATAAAATATATCCAAATAAAATTGGGGACTTTAAACTTGGAGATGCTCATTGGGCTACAATGGTAAATGCTAAAATGTATAAAAATCTTAAAATTAAAGATGATGTTGAAGGTATAGCTTCTAAAGTAAATGGAAGTAATGTTGGTTTACTTGGTGGTCGTTTTGTTTCATGGGCTTTAGCTCAAGAATTAGATAAACAAGGCATTGATGAAATTACTATTTCTGATATTGATCCATGGATTGAAAAGGTAAGTGTTGATAATTTACAATCATGTCTTAATGCTAATATATTACCTGCTCATGGTAATGATAAAGCAATGGCTGAAAAAGTTGATACTTCTATTATTACTTCTACAATGAGACCAATACATGATGCAATGTTAAGATCTGTTCCAGATGCAATAACATTGTTCTAA